The following DNA comes from Populus trichocarpa isolate Nisqually-1 chromosome 19, P.trichocarpa_v4.1, whole genome shotgun sequence.
GACCAAGCAGGAAGCACCTAATGGGAAGAAAGTGACAACGGTTCTTTATAGGAAGGTTTTGGCGACATATATGTAGATGTTCATTTATGTCATGTATGTGAAACAGTGCAAGGTTCTAAAATTTTGGTGCCGAGAGTCACAAGACATGATCACATCGCGAGAGTCCTGCTTCCTGAGACCCTTCACGGAGACCCCGTGATGAATAAATTCTGGCAAGGAGACGAGTTCCATGCCATTGCGTGTTATTAGTAGGTATCATTTAATATCCCTGCCACTTCTCTGAAGCCAGATATCTTTGCTCCACTGTGATAATAAGGGAAGGACGATCCTGAGATAAGCTggcaaaaaacaaatctcttcttTTAGTTCTTGAAGTTGTATGCTCTCCTTCAATATTTCTCATCGCTGTTGTGGAGCTAATAAATCTAAGGCCACTGTTCTTTCAATGGCATGAAAATGACATACGTTTCACTGGATTTTGAATCGATAGAAGGCGTATAGCAAGAATTGAGCTCTGCCATTATGCATCTATCACTGTAACAAGGAAATGGGATTCACTGCAGCTCCATCATAGCATCCAAACACCCAACTtttacaaaaaggaaaaaatttaaagaggaaaaaatttaaaagaaaaaagctcaGCTGTGTTATTCATTACCgttgaaaatactttatttaaaTATGGTATTAAtgcaaatatattttgtatttttaatctaatttaaatatttttaaatttagaaaaacaattggTATGGACTCATTGTGTAACGCGGGCAATTATACTAGTTATTATATTACTACGTatcagttatttttataaaatatttttaaaaaaaatatataaagataatattttttatttttaaaaattattttttatatcatcgcatcaaaaaaatatataaatataatattttttatttttaaaaattatttttaatattatcccatcaaaataatataaaaatatcaaaaaatattaatttgaattaaaaaaaaataaaaaaaaattaaatttaaagtattttttaaaacgtaaaaataaacatgttttaataagaaaattcaactcaacctcaaataaaaaaataaaaaaatatcatcacctaacctttgtataatataaaaaaaatcttcctttgtataatataaaaaaaatcttatcaatttattatttcttcatcgtatgaaaaaaaattcgataagaaaaaagaaataaatctaaaaaagcaaacttaataattttagatctaGCACTTAAATCAGACCGAGCAATACTTTTtactataaaacaaaaaaaacatcacttGCTATAGTGTCAATACTTTATATCTTATATCTATccatgttataatttttctatatccaaaataaatgtatagtattttctatttaaaatatagtataataataataataataatttgtcaattactttatttagtttttaataatatcatttaatgtgTCTCTTTCACCTGTCAGGAAAGCACCGACTGGCTTCACATTACTGTGGGTGGTAGATGTACTGGGTCTGGTAAGAAATTTAAGTGAGAGACTGACACATGAGGTCTGGCAATTTCTTTGGGTGTATTCGAGCTGTACTGGGTCTGGCAAGTTCTTTGGGTGTATTCATTTAcacatcaataaaatttaagagtgattattttttatttggttcggtttttataaaaaaaataatcaaactgaatttaaaaaaaaaaacaaaaccggttcaaactgaccggtttcggttgggttttttagaagaaaagtCGTTTCAtactggtttggctcggttttttccggttttggttcggttttttctatttcaggCTTATAGAATTGAAATCGAgccgaaccggtcagttttttcaaaattataatcgGTTTTTTcactgttcggttttttcagttatttttttctggttttttcagttttttagtttttttactcaccacCGGTAAAACTTCAACTTCCTATGcctttattttcttagaaacaGTAATATGGCTTTCAAGGGTACTTGAATTTATCATCAATTTGGAAATCTGTCTCTTCACCCAAAATTTTTTGTAGCTAGACTCCTGATTAAAAGTAAATGTTGAAAAGTTTTAAATCATTAAGGGCCATGTCTTCAAGGAATCTATTTTTTTGCACATAAATCAAACCTTTTCATAAAAGATTGCTTATTTGCAAGGAACtttaacatatttatatatGCATGTAATCATaaccataattatattttacaagatAGAATAGTGGTTGGAAACTCCTAAtcataatcatttatttttaatttgacttttattttttttaattttttttttttttaatttcatctattatcaattaatttattttattttttatattaaattttttatttattttttattattatttgtttttttctttacctaattattatttttttaattttatccatctgaatttgatttcaaattatttttatatcagatctagttcatatttttttattactatttattttgttgtggatcttattttaatatatattttttcaatctcatcccttGGTATATTATTGGTTTAGAATTTTACtgctttattttttaggatttacCCACTATGGGGTTGGTTCTGAGCTCATGACTAGGGTTATGTATTTTGAAGGTTAATATGGgttaatgttgattttttaggtctcttttaaattaattttttatttttttacttcaacatttgatttattgaaaattagtcttcataatgttttttcactttcatttcTATTAGATTATCACAATCTTATGCCTAGGGTCACAGGGTTAgtaagttaacccgggttgacttaaatatttttttcgttgttttttttatttttttttgtattttcacccttcaatattagtatatttgataattaagcttcataatttttttttattgtcaattttttcatgttagtttatttattatcattatattttttaattaatattatttaaattgattaagttttttaaattcaatcaagTCAATAAcccaaatatcaatttttttttgcttttttagaaACACCTTAATCACCCTAGCATCCTATGATTTTTTACGTTAAAAACAATTGACATGAACGTCCATTCATGAGGAATGTTTTGGACACTGACATTCAATTTTATGAGTTCACAGTTCTCACTGATGGAAAAGGCCGAATACCTCAAAATCTAagaaatgaaaattcaagaCTCAAAATGATTTGTGAATGGCTGCAAAGCATTCAAAAGAGTAAGAGTTCAAGTTTGTTAACAAATTGAATCCACTGACCGTAAAATGCACTGGTGTACATGGCAGGGTTATAGAACCCAGGTTATATTTTACACCATTCGAAGCtgaagaagaggagaaaaaaatgacTTCGTAGGATAGAGGAAAAATACATATTCCCAATATAACTTGTAACTGCAAAACTGCCTTAAGGGAAGAAGAGGCTCTTCGATCTTTCTCACAGAGCAGCAGGCAAGGGAAGATCAATCCTGCTTGTTACTCTCACGAGCCAGCCTAGCACGATGTCTTAGCTCAGCCCTTTTCCACCGAACAATCATGTAACACAAGGAAAAGAGGCAGTTTATCTGCAAATAAGATAATAGGGTCAGAATGAAtagcagaaaaaaagaaaaaagaagcagatTAAAAGGGTAACTGCAAACACCCACCAGAATAATGGTTGCAATGATAAGAAGAGGCCCAGACCAGAGTACTGAAAGAAAAAGTCCATGTGGATCAAAGTAATTCTGGCTTGCAAAGCTCCTCCAGTAGTCACCCATGACTCTATTAAGCCTCTCTGCTAAGTATACACCAGCCACTACATGACATCAAAtgattaaatgaaatcaaatatcCAAGGACTTCAGCAGTGAGAATGGAAAGTACAATAGAAGAATACATCAATGCATGCTAGCATGAACTCCGATTCCAGGACAGAAATCACCCACAGAAATACAAgctgataaaaattttatattggaGAGTAAAGTGAATTAGTTCTTTTTTGGCATTGTGAACCATAAGCACTAGTTGGTCAAGTGTTGGAAAGTTGATTTTAGGAAACACTGAGTTATGACCCAAAAACTAGCTTTAAGAGTAAGAGTTTAGGTGACATTTGTGgctcaatattaattaattcacaAAATAAATACAGGATTCTAGAATCTAGGTAACTTTCTAACTACAAAACTGGTTTTGAGTTGACAGCTCTTGAAGCCTGTAACAATAATTTTAGCAGTCGAACTTCCATAAAAGCAACACAGACAATCACAAAGTTTCTAACATTTAGAGACACACACACAGACACCAATTTAATAAGATCCACACAGTAATCATATTGCAGAATTCACACAGCAATCATATTGCAGAAAAGGTAGTTAATGAAAGATGACTCCATTTACGATTTCAAATGCTAGTTCTATACTGAGAATCTTTACACAATTACATTATCATTATTGGATGGCAACACACTCTACCGCAATAGTTAACCAACTAGCATAGCACTATTAAACTGCCATTCCCATGTTGCACAACTAATACAAGCACTATGCTTAACACCCAAACAAATTAGCTTCACTAAATTCAACCAAATATTCATACAAGGCCATCAATCTTTTATCTCTCACACAGTCGCTGTTTATACTCAAGCACAATATTTTAGCCACATTACTACAGAAACCAATTGTTTATACACAAGCACAGTATTTTAGCCACATTACTAGCAAAAACCAACTCATGTCATATCATATAAGAACAAAGCAAGAAAACCCTAATGTAACAATTGCAATTGCCCAATACATTAAATCCCAAAATGTCCATCCAagaccaaacaaaaaattaacccgCAATTTCCAAAAATGCgcagaacaacaaaaaaaagcttcaatattttcaaaagaagtcctgttttttttttaaaaatctggCAACCCATTACCGTATTCAACCCAAATTTACAGtccctaaataaataaaaatcaatttcactCACATTTACAGCATTACtacaaaattaagttaaaaaaaaaaaaaacttacaagcTACAAGGAACAGACACATCTGGAAGTTAATATGTTTCCTTGAAACAACTGTTAGTACCAGCAACACGAGATGGAATCCTATTAGCCCCATCAGCCAAGGTTCctgttcaaaacaaaaaataaaaacttcctttttatttaatttaatcataaaaccccaaaaaaaagaaaaaggaaaagtctTAAAAAAAGAGTACCGTCCAGTCTATGGCATGGAAGAAACCGATAAAATTATCGATGGCGGGTCGGAGTCCGGATCGGAGCTCCGAGGAGAGTTTCTGGACAAGATCCGCCATCATGTCCAAGTGAGCTTCCATTGCTGATTTCAgctcttccattttttttccggCACTCTGCTAACACAGGATTCTAGTTCTAGCAGTGGTGATTTACTACCTACGGTAGAAGTCTATTTCTGTGACTAATTAGAACTTAGATTTCGCCACGTCGCCAAGCTTATGCAGGTTTACCAGTTAATTAAATCTTTGACGGTTAACGAACGACTTGTAGTTTCAAGGCACTGTACGACTTGGTAAACCCGAACTGAAAAATCCACAATCCGgtataaattagattttaattttaattaaaaaaaaaacattaaccacTAGTAATTTCATATTGTTTGAACTGATCAAACATAATCTAAACTCAATCATAGCACAtatcaaagaattattttaaaaaaattaatattattttaataaaaaaaataaataacttaaatatttgacAATCTAATCGTCCAGGGTTTgaagattataataataatttttttcacccCAATAGAGCTATTTTGTAAGAATAATTTCTCAAATAGAATTAgtaaaatttttcttaattatttttaaattgaatcttttaaaaaacatcactgtgttttaaaatttaaaataaagagagatattcgaagaaaacaaaaggatgaagaagtaataaaatatttattaatgttatcacatttgagagaaaaaaggaattaaaatgtaaatttcaatttaaaaataactacaaaaatTACGGAGGGTGATTTTTGTGCATGTTGGAGAGTCCATtcccattatatatatatatatatatatatatatatatatatatatatatatatatatatatatatatatatatataccaatttttttttaacgtgaacacataaattttgtcaaaatttcaaaaaaaaatctttataactCACTTGATAACaaagtaaatattaaatgaaatttaatagaataatatccattttttttctaattaatctaagtaaagaaaaaaaaaaggcaaatcgACCGAAATATTTAAgattgtaaacaaaaaaatatatatcattaaattctagaaaaaaaaacaaaagaaaaaagatttgtcAATCCTGGTTTAAATGCCAAACATGCAATCTTAgttataaaattgagataacctcataaaaactaaaaacaaaaaaaatcacgaagctcAGCTTCTAGCTaaccaaatgttgaaagataaaatttaaaataaaaaagagtaaaaaacaactaaaaacaaTCCAAGTTAGCAAGTCAAACTTGCAACTCAAGTAGTAAGAatgtgataacctcataaaaaataaataaaaaaatataaatcataattctcaatatacccaacttaaaaggataaaataaaaaaaatcaattaaaaaaaagaacagaaaaaactaCTAAACTTGAGTAGTCCTTGATGCTACCGAAACAAAAAGGttggatatttgtttaaacttaaattttgaccatcaaagattaaattattttaaatcaataaaataaaattttattgtgttaaacAAAGGATTAATTAAgcgatatttttttatcaacattgtCAGACCCATATCtagataactaaaataaatcatcaagttCAATTACAAACTAAcacaacatgaaaaaattatattgaaaaaaaaaatcagatgatCACaatgtaaaaaatcaaaagattatttaaaaaaaaacactggattattattataatccacaTTGATCTTCAAGAAGGTCAAAGTAACTTCTCAAGTAgcttagttttttatatatataatttaatatatatgtggTAAGtttaatctttcattttttgctTAATTATGTTATAGTAAAACTTGGATGTTAAATCTTATGTGGAGAAGAAAATGACAATTTTATGTACAGTACGTGAGGTTGTAGAATTgtaggtatttttttaaaaattaatataggtGTTCAGGCTAGCTTGCATGTACCTCaattaatctcacgggtcctaaagttaacgatcatgtaagttttCAGTGGTTTTGAGAGGACTCAAACTTAtgaccattaaaaaacaaactcaagacCTAACCAGATGAATTACCCCTCAAGTTTAATTGTAGTTGTTTTGTCATTCTTTAAGGATGGCATTAATAAAGGAGGGCATTGATAGTAACATGTACATCTTAGGCCtcgtttgtttgttggaaagtagtttttttttggaaagtaaattccgagaaagtgaattatttttcgatgtttggtagtgtaatggaaaataagttggaaaacactttctagtgtttggttatgtcatggaaaataagctggaaaataatttattaatatttttttcaagtttattaaaataatgaggaataaatcttacaaattaaaaagttgaatgagaatgaaattgaaaaacaatataatttcataaattatctcaaataaaataaataataatcaaaataatagagatcaaatctaaaaaataaaaaaattaaaagatgaagaaattaaataataataattaacatttcataaattaattatttcaaataaaataagtgacaatcaaaataatgaggaccaaatttggtagataaaaaatttcaattaaaaaatgataagaaaaaagtaaataacaattataaaaataaggacaaaagttaatataaaaatcaaattctaagagatgaaattgaaaaaaaaaatcaaaatatatatatatatatatatggtaatcaaaagtttgaggaccaattttgatataatcaacaaataatatgatatttttaaatttttcacaactttcagaaagtgttttccgtccaaaataaaaggaaaacactttcctggaaattaagccaaattttcttttgattggaagtgttttccgttgaccattttttctaataacaaacaaatacaggaaagtttggaaagtgatttcccgaaaaccactttccaaaaaacaaacacgaattaagttaattaattataataaattatatgcaTGTGATATATAGTTACAGAtcaattttgattgttataatCTTATATATAGTACAAGTATTAAAATGATTGTTGCTCATTGAAAGTACCAATGTATTTTAGTTGTAATACATGGACAAGCATTCTAAGCGTCAGGTTTTCTCATGTGGAGGTATCGGTGTGCCTCTTGTCCAGGTTAAGGGCAAGCAGCTCTAGCACCAAGCGGCGCTTGGATCTGACTCAGCATAAAGATAGAGTAGCACGAGCCATATACATTGGTCTCATTGCTCTAACGagccataaatattttttttatagccttttcacatcataattttttaatatttattattactcATGTTAAAAACtaagatttatatataattaaaaaattacctcTTAACTATAACTTAACTTGAGATTTGAACTATAATAacttagaattaattaatattggtCTAGCGAGGGAAGTGATTATCACAATAATTAGGATATTGCCACAAGCATATAAGTTATGAAACTGTGGCTGCGGCAGATTTAGGCCAAATTAACAGCTTCGAAATTATACAGAAATTTTCATAATcatcttattaattataaattcttgACACTCATTGGTTTGGTTAAGCAAGATGCATGTTTTATGCAAGTTAATGCACCAAAATGCTAGGAAACGAGGTTTGCTTGGTCATCACACTTGAGATTTGTTAGTAATTTTAGGCCAAAATTAGCTTTATGatcattaaaaggaaaaaaagcatACCATATAATGAATGGCTAAGTTCTAGAATATTATGAGTTGGCAAAATGGCACCATCAGAAGTTTGCGGGGAAGTGAAGCTCACTCGAAAAAGTTGGCTTGATGACAATCATATTGAAGGCATCCACTTTCACTTTGGATTTTCCAATAATCCCGTGGGATAATCTCTAAATATATACGTGTTATTATGTATAaactaaagttattaaattcaaatcagTTTGATAAGTTGATACACGACTTAATTGATCTGATTCTTGGTCTAAgtctgattttaaaaaaaatatttaaaattaactcgaaGGTTTAATTATCAACCCGGTTAAAacctgattttatttaaataattttttaaaaattatatatcattttaactaaaaaaaattaaaacaataatatcttaattaactcaagttaatctATTCAATTCATAAACTAAATCTTGAGCCGGACcgagttttgtaattttagtaTAAATTGAATCAACTTCCAtgtccaaattaattaattagaacttGATTTTGAGAATagggcaatatatatatatatatatatatatattttggttacAGAAATGAGTGAACAATATGTACTATATAGTAGGCTAGCAAGcaagatttaaattaattttaatctaaataGCACAAATTACGACATGATCATGTCAAAACTAAGTACTCTTATTTGATTCAAGTTGCAAAAATCATGAATATGTTAGCTGGAAATGGGAACAACAAAGTAACTATCATGCACAAATACGCCATGCAGAGGCAGTAATTAAATACCTATCTTGCCACCCTAAAGAAATACCTTTCCCATCatctctttcaaaaactttaaaccCACCACAAAAATCTCCATCAAATTGAAGAGGACAATAATGAGTTCTAATTTTCAAAAGAAGCTTGGCTTGTATCAAGGACTTGGAGCTGAGTTTAATGCCTGCAAATCCATGGCCCTCCATCCTTCCTTTCCATGTTTCCATCTTGTCATATCTTGGACAGTTTGCATCATCTTTGTCGCAGTTGAGCATCCTTTTGATATCTTTACCAAGATGATTCTTTTCAATGCTTAATCTCTCTGAGCTTTCTAGAGGAAGACAATCATCTAAAGAATCAAACATTGCTGCAAAATAGTGCAAAGACTCCATGAATCTTGACAAAAAGCTTCTTGGGCTTCTGCTACCTTCTTGCTCCACCAAGACAACAATGGAGGGGTTAAGTGAATGTACTGATTTCAATGTGTCGGATATCTTCAAAGAATCGTTCAGAGTATTCAAATGAAAGACTAAATTCACAGCAActgtttcatttttctttttccttaggtTGAAGAGCTTAGACCCTCTTAACAACCCTTGAAACTCAAAGACTAGATTGCGAAACCCTTTCGCAAAGCTAAGTAATCTACTCTCAGTTTCTTGCAATTCTTCTATTCTTCTGCCGAATCCGGTTATTCGCAGAGAAATTCGGTTGCCACTGCTTGCCTTTTCGGAGAGAGACTGTATTAAAGAAGGCCATTGAAAGCCATAGGAGACGTCAAAATCAATGACATGCAATGAACTGTTGttattctcttcttccttctcatAGGCCTCAAGGATTGCCTGGTTTGCAGTGAAATGAGCAAACTGGTAATAAGGAGACACCCTGTAAAGATCTGTGAACGCCAAGAACTCTTCTTCACATGTTGGTTCCTTCATGATCATATCATAGAAGGGAGATTTCTTGCCGAGGAGCCTTGCGGCCAATCCATCAGCAAAATAAGCAACGACCCTTTGCACCGAATCACCGGATAAGGAGACACTTTGATACAATTCTGTTAGATTCTCCAAGGCTGAGCCTACATTGTTCTCGTCAAGTGCTGTGGCAGCTATAAGAAGCAAGTGAATCAAATGAAGCCCCTTGCCATTTTCTTCAACAGCTCCTTTCCTCTTATGGTCTAGTTTTAGCATTTGTTCCCTCATTTGGAGTAGCCTAAATATTTTCCCTTCACTACGACCCTCATAAGTATTCATCAAAGGATTGGAAACATCTGCCCTTgatctctttctcttccttttcatGTCACCATTGGAGTCTGTAACAATTGCTAGGCTAAGATTCAAAAGTTCCTCTTGATCTTCCATGCCTTCCATCAATgtaagagagaaataaagaaaaggaatattaaGGCAAGATGAATAAAGTTTAGGACAAGCAAAAGAAGATTGTCATGGTTGAGTTTTTATGCAAGAAACGGGGCATTGTAATAAATCATGTGGTAATATTCCAATGTGTCATTACAAGTGAATAGAACCAAAGACTAGAGGGATGAGAGataggatatatttttttagtttctcgTACCAATAAGG
Coding sequences within:
- the LOC7475812 gene encoding uncharacterized protein LOC7475812, with amino-acid sequence MEELKSAMEAHLDMMADLVQKLSSELRSGLRPAIDNFIGFFHAIDWTEPWLMGLIGFHLVLLVLTVVSRKHINFQMCLFLVALAGVYLAERLNRVMGDYWRSFASQNYFDPHGLFLSVLWSGPLLIIATIILINCLFSLCYMIVRWKRAELRHRARLARESNKQD
- the LOC7467433 gene encoding GRAS family protein RAM1, with translation MEGMEDQEELLNLSLAIVTDSNGDMKRKRKRSRADVSNPLMNTYEGRSEGKIFRLLQMREQMLKLDHKRKGAVEENGKGLHLIHLLLIAATALDENNVGSALENLTELYQSVSLSGDSVQRVVAYFADGLAARLLGKKSPFYDMIMKEPTCEEEFLAFTDLYRVSPYYQFAHFTANQAILEAYEKEEENNNSSLHVIDFDVSYGFQWPSLIQSLSEKASSGNRISLRITGFGRRIEELQETESRLLSFAKGFRNLVFEFQGLLRGSKLFNLRKKKNETVAVNLVFHLNTLNDSLKISDTLKSVHSLNPSIVVLVEQEGSRSPRSFLSRFMESLHYFAAMFDSLDDCLPLESSERLSIEKNHLGKDIKRMLNCDKDDANCPRYDKMETWKGRMEGHGFAGIKLSSKSLIQAKLLLKIRTHYCPLQFDGDFCGGFKVFERDDGKGISLGWQDRYLITASAWRICA